Proteins found in one Zea mays cultivar B73 chromosome 1, Zm-B73-REFERENCE-NAM-5.0, whole genome shotgun sequence genomic segment:
- the LOC103644643 gene encoding protein LURP-one-related 11 isoform X2: MCMGSLKLWRAMVRVHSASSQGLGALGAAGARPVAPPPPDHQPAAARPRRSEQAEVFTIWMKSLVLNGSGCTVYDSAGSIVYRVDNYGARRAADVCLMDVAGNVVLQILKKKLGFGRRWEGYRCADQEQQQQERQRPWLKVVRAWAWRGPSRCTCDCELGGLGLGGDSTSTTAVRYRMDDGRIAPARGARIVDGATGLAVAEVKRKTTAEGVALGADVLTLAVEPGVDRSVIMGLVLVHGLINRAM; encoded by the exons ATGTGCATGGGCAGCTTGAAGCTGTGGAGGGCGATGGTGAGGGTGCACTCCGCGTCGTCGCAGGGGCTTGGCGCCCTCGGCGCCGCCGGAGCCAGACCCGTCGCTCCTCCACCGCCTGATCATCAGCCAGCGGCGGCACGGCCACGGCGCAGCGAGCAGGCGGAGGTGTTCACCATATGGATGAAGTCGCTGGTTCTCAACGGCAGCGGCTGCACCGTCTACGACTCCGCCGGCAGCATCGTCTACCGCGTCGACAACTACGGCGCCCGCCGCGCCGCCGACGTCTGCCTCATGGACGTCGCTGGCAACGTCGTCCTACAGATACTCAAGAAGAAG CTCGGGTTCGGGAGGAGGTGGGAGGGATACAGGTGCGCCGAtcaggagcagcagcagcaggagcgGCAGCGGCCGTGGTTGAAGGTGGTCCGGGCGTGGGCGTGGCGCGGGCCGTCGCGCTGCACCTGCGACTGCGAGCTAGGCGGCCTCGGCCTAGGTGGCGACTCGACGTCGACGACGGCCGTGCGCTACAGGATGGACGACGGGAGGATCGCGCCGGCGCGCGGAGCCAGGATCGTGGACGGCGCCACGGGGCTCGCCGTGGCCGAGGTGAAGCGGAAGacgacggccgagggcgtggcgcTCGGCGCCGACGTGCTCACCCTGGCAGTGGAGCCTGGCGTGGACCGGTCCGTCATCATGGGCCTCGTGCTCGTGCACGGCCTCATCAACCGCGCCATGTGA
- the LOC103644643 gene encoding protein LURP-one-related 11 isoform X1, whose product MCMGSLKLWRAMVRVHSASSQGLGALGAAGARPVAPPPPDHQPAAARPRRSEQAEVFTIWMKSLVLNGSGCTVYDSAGSIVYRVDNYGARRAADVCLMDVAGNVVLQILKKKKLGFGRRWEGYRCADQEQQQQERQRPWLKVVRAWAWRGPSRCTCDCELGGLGLGGDSTSTTAVRYRMDDGRIAPARGARIVDGATGLAVAEVKRKTTAEGVALGADVLTLAVEPGVDRSVIMGLVLVHGLINRAM is encoded by the exons ATGTGCATGGGCAGCTTGAAGCTGTGGAGGGCGATGGTGAGGGTGCACTCCGCGTCGTCGCAGGGGCTTGGCGCCCTCGGCGCCGCCGGAGCCAGACCCGTCGCTCCTCCACCGCCTGATCATCAGCCAGCGGCGGCACGGCCACGGCGCAGCGAGCAGGCGGAGGTGTTCACCATATGGATGAAGTCGCTGGTTCTCAACGGCAGCGGCTGCACCGTCTACGACTCCGCCGGCAGCATCGTCTACCGCGTCGACAACTACGGCGCCCGCCGCGCCGCCGACGTCTGCCTCATGGACGTCGCTGGCAACGTCGTCCTACAGATACTCAAGAAGAAG AAGCTCGGGTTCGGGAGGAGGTGGGAGGGATACAGGTGCGCCGAtcaggagcagcagcagcaggagcgGCAGCGGCCGTGGTTGAAGGTGGTCCGGGCGTGGGCGTGGCGCGGGCCGTCGCGCTGCACCTGCGACTGCGAGCTAGGCGGCCTCGGCCTAGGTGGCGACTCGACGTCGACGACGGCCGTGCGCTACAGGATGGACGACGGGAGGATCGCGCCGGCGCGCGGAGCCAGGATCGTGGACGGCGCCACGGGGCTCGCCGTGGCCGAGGTGAAGCGGAAGacgacggccgagggcgtggcgcTCGGCGCCGACGTGCTCACCCTGGCAGTGGAGCCTGGCGTGGACCGGTCCGTCATCATGGGCCTCGTGCTCGTGCACGGCCTCATCAACCGCGCCATGTGA